Proteins encoded within one genomic window of Lentimicrobiaceae bacterium:
- a CDS encoding DNRLRE domain-containing protein, with protein MKKTLTLISMLIISTLTINAQSIAYPCDDMTTNAGNSSMFPSNTQLWIANWSPMQNYHQTLIKFDLSSFTNESLESATLNLYQFFHAPDGSPTPCSVYAINEEWDEGSWPTNTNISHYEEVYGSTTFTSEIGWYQIDISQLVDKWMENDITNNGLVIIAENGTKFAKMYSKEADDQTKRPYLELNFNTATNEVASAKNVSIYPNPATNYFNVSIQLEKSQMVSIDLFDVLGNKVKAIANEYMTAGEIAKKVDCNDMPKGLYFVRISADAKHIAKKVIIK; from the coding sequence ATGAAAAAAACATTAACTCTTATTTCAATGCTAATTATTAGCACCTTAACTATTAATGCTCAAAGTATCGCGTATCCATGCGATGATATGACAACAAACGCCGGAAACTCGTCAATGTTTCCATCTAACACTCAACTGTGGATTGCAAATTGGTCGCCAATGCAGAACTATCATCAAACATTAATTAAATTCGATTTGTCTAGCTTTACTAACGAGTCATTAGAATCGGCAACTCTGAATTTATACCAATTTTTCCATGCACCTGACGGTAGCCCCACTCCATGCTCAGTTTATGCTATTAACGAAGAATGGGATGAGGGAAGCTGGCCTACTAACACTAATATTTCACATTACGAAGAAGTTTATGGATCTACAACATTTACATCAGAAATAGGTTGGTATCAAATTGATATTTCGCAACTTGTTGACAAATGGATGGAAAACGATATTACAAATAACGGACTTGTTATTATTGCTGAAAATGGAACTAAGTTTGCAAAAATGTATTCGAAAGAAGCTGATGATCAAACTAAAAGACCGTATTTAGAGCTGAATTTTAATACTGCTACAAATGAGGTAGCTTCTGCTAAAAATGTATCAATATATCCTAACCCGGCAACAAACTATTTTAATGTAAGTATCCAACTTGAAAAAAGCCAAATGGTTAGCATTGACTTATTTGACGTACTAGGAAACAAAGTAAAAGCCATCGCTAACGAATATATGACTGCTGGCGAAATAGCGAAAAAAGTTGACTGTAACGACATGCCTAAAGGTTTGTATTTTGTAAGAATAAGCGCTGATGCTAAGCATATTGCAAAAAAAGTGATTATAAAATAA